A window from Leptothermofonsia sichuanensis E412 encodes these proteins:
- the ycf46 gene encoding stress-responsive protein Ycf46 gives MHEELSILIQAQYPLIYLVTSEEERAEQAIAAIAQSKPQRRVFIWTVTHGIVEYGQPRNVTQHNTVSPEAAIEWVTRQREPGLFVFKDLHPFYSAPVIRWLRDAIASFKGTQKTIILMSPVQEIPIELEKEVAVLDFPMPSMAELNQVLSNQLEQSRGRRITTEAREKLLKAALGLTRDEAEKVYRKAQVTAGRLTEEEVGVVLSEKKQLIRRNGILEYIEEDETIDSVGGLEELKRWLKQRSNAFTERAREYGLPQPKGMLILGVPGCGKSLIAKTTSRLWGLPLLRLDMGRVYDGSMVGRSEANLRNALKTAESISPAILFIDELDKAFAGGAGSADSDGGTSSRIFGSFLTWMQEKTSPVFVMATANRVERLPGEFLRKGRFDEIFFVDLPNAEERQEIFKIHLSKRRRDIARFDLDQLANVCDGYSGAEIEQALVAAMYEAFAQEREFTQLDIIAAIKSTLPLSRTMTEQVTALRDWARQRARPAASSVAEYQRLEF, from the coding sequence ATGCATGAAGAGCTAAGTATTCTGATTCAAGCCCAATATCCCCTGATCTACCTCGTCACTTCTGAGGAAGAGCGGGCTGAGCAGGCGATTGCGGCAATTGCTCAAAGCAAACCTCAAAGACGAGTATTTATCTGGACGGTAACTCACGGAATTGTCGAGTATGGGCAGCCACGCAATGTCACCCAGCACAATACGGTTTCTCCAGAAGCGGCTATTGAATGGGTAACCCGGCAGCGAGAGCCTGGGCTGTTTGTATTCAAAGATCTGCATCCCTTTTATTCAGCTCCAGTGATTCGCTGGCTGAGGGATGCGATCGCCAGCTTCAAGGGGACTCAAAAAACCATTATTCTGATGTCGCCCGTTCAGGAGATCCCAATTGAGCTGGAAAAGGAGGTTGCTGTACTTGACTTCCCGATGCCCAGCATGGCAGAGCTGAATCAGGTACTCTCGAACCAGTTAGAGCAGTCCCGCGGTCGCCGGATTACCACCGAGGCAAGGGAAAAGTTATTGAAGGCAGCCCTGGGTTTAACCCGTGATGAAGCAGAAAAAGTTTATCGTAAGGCGCAGGTAACAGCAGGGCGATTGACAGAGGAAGAAGTTGGTGTTGTTCTGTCTGAGAAAAAGCAATTAATCCGGCGCAACGGAATTCTTGAATACATTGAAGAGGATGAAACGATTGACTCTGTCGGTGGTCTGGAAGAGTTGAAGCGATGGTTAAAGCAGCGCTCTAATGCCTTTACTGAACGCGCCAGAGAGTATGGGTTACCCCAACCCAAAGGGATGTTGATTCTGGGGGTTCCTGGCTGCGGCAAGTCGTTAATTGCCAAGACAACTTCCCGTCTCTGGGGACTGCCCCTCCTGCGGTTAGATATGGGTCGAGTCTATGATGGTTCAATGGTGGGGCGCTCGGAAGCGAATCTGCGGAATGCCCTCAAGACGGCGGAATCCATTTCACCTGCGATTCTCTTTATTGATGAGTTAGATAAGGCTTTTGCTGGTGGCGCAGGTTCGGCGGACTCGGATGGAGGAACCTCCAGTCGGATTTTTGGTTCATTTTTAACCTGGATGCAAGAAAAAACCTCTCCAGTGTTTGTAATGGCTACGGCAAACCGGGTTGAGCGGTTACCCGGAGAGTTCCTCCGCAAAGGGCGCTTCGACGAAATCTTTTTTGTTGACCTGCCCAATGCGGAAGAGCGTCAGGAGATATTCAAAATTCACCTATCCAAGCGGCGGCGAGATATTGCTCGATTTGATCTGGACCAACTGGCAAATGTCTGTGATGGCTACTCCGGTGCCGAAATTGAACAGGCTCTGGTAGCTGCAATGTACGAGGCATTTGCTCAAGAACGTGAGTTTACCCAGTTGGACATTATTGCAGCAATCAAGTCAACGCTGCCCCTTTCCAGGACGATGACTGAGCAGGTTACTGCCCTGAGGGATTGGGCAAGGCAGCGAGCGCGACCTGCAGCATCCTCAGTCGCTGAATATCAGCGACTTGAGTTCTAA
- a CDS encoding DUF1257 domain-containing protein has translation MSHFSTLRTKITEAEILKASLRDLGISVKTEADVRGYNGQRVRADIVAVLEGEYDLGWSRNADGSFDLIADLWGVAKKHNQTELINSINQKYAVNKTLAEVKRPGLQNANVKLVLQK, from the coding sequence ATGTCTCACTTTAGCACGCTGCGCACCAAAATCACGGAAGCTGAAATTCTGAAGGCTTCTCTCCGCGACCTGGGGATCTCTGTTAAGACAGAGGCTGATGTTCGTGGATACAATGGGCAAAGAGTTCGTGCTGACATCGTGGCTGTTCTGGAAGGCGAATACGATCTGGGTTGGTCCCGCAATGCTGATGGTTCCTTTGACCTGATTGCTGACCTCTGGGGCGTTGCTAAGAAGCACAACCAAACCGAACTGATCAACTCCATCAACCAGAAGTACGCTGTGAATAAGACCCTGGCTGAAGTCAAGCGTCCTGGTCTGCAAAACGCCAACGTCAAACTCGTTCTTCAAAAGTAG
- a CDS encoding gas vesicle protein K — translation MTSDSPLQVVPGASNPDKESGLAPLLLTVVELVRQLMEAQVIRRMEAGELSDEALDRAAESLRKLEEQVIETCKIFDVDPADLNIDLGEVGTLLPKSGGYYPGETSSSPTILELLDRLLNTGVALQGEVDLGLADIDLIHAKLQLVLTSKPI, via the coding sequence GTGACATCTGACTCTCCCCTCCAGGTAGTTCCTGGTGCCTCCAACCCTGATAAGGAATCTGGACTGGCTCCTCTTTTGCTAACAGTCGTTGAACTGGTGCGGCAGTTGATGGAAGCGCAGGTCATTCGTCGTATGGAAGCCGGAGAACTCAGTGATGAGGCACTCGATCGCGCTGCCGAGAGCTTACGCAAGCTAGAAGAACAGGTGATTGAAACCTGCAAAATTTTCGATGTGGATCCGGCAGATCTGAATATTGACCTGGGCGAAGTCGGGACCCTACTCCCTAAGTCCGGCGGCTACTATCCCGGTGAAACTTCTTCCAGCCCAACCATTCTGGAACTCCTGGATCGTTTACTCAATACAGGGGTTGCTTTGCAGGGCGAAGTCGATCTGGGACTGGCAGACATTGACCTGATCCACGCCAAACTGCAACTGGTGCTGACCTCAAAACCGATTTAG
- a CDS encoding transglutaminase family protein, with protein sequence MTVIYDLEHITTYRYRNPVTFGEHRAIFLPSVGYGGRILRYSVEANLPARIRWIMDTLSNNVAAIELSGSATELTITCRVRGEHFGIREIAEFPLDARAVEIPVQYTPDEWMDLSAFLRPHTEDPDGSVSAWAKHFVAGDQDNTLDVLNRMMDTIRNRFTYQAREAEGTQSPGETLLLQSGTCRDYAWLMIEALRRLGLACRFVSGYLYDAALDGGDVGMTGSGATHAWLQVYLPGAGWRSYDPTNQITSGFDLIRVAIARHPGQVIPLSGSWFGNSQDYLGMDVKVLIRKLGTLPEFEE encoded by the coding sequence ATGACTGTCATTTACGACCTGGAACACATCACCACTTACCGCTATCGAAACCCGGTGACATTCGGTGAACATCGGGCCATCTTTTTACCCAGCGTCGGCTATGGTGGTCGGATTCTGCGCTACTCCGTGGAAGCCAATCTGCCTGCCAGAATCCGCTGGATTATGGATACCCTCTCTAACAATGTGGCAGCGATCGAACTCAGTGGGTCTGCCACCGAACTGACCATCACCTGTCGAGTTCGGGGTGAACATTTTGGGATTCGGGAAATTGCGGAATTTCCCCTGGATGCGCGGGCGGTAGAAATTCCAGTGCAGTACACCCCGGATGAATGGATGGATCTGTCAGCGTTCCTGCGCCCCCATACGGAAGACCCGGATGGGAGTGTCTCTGCCTGGGCAAAGCATTTCGTTGCAGGAGATCAGGACAATACCCTGGATGTGCTGAACCGCATGATGGATACCATCAGGAATCGTTTTACCTATCAGGCGCGGGAGGCCGAAGGAACCCAGTCGCCGGGTGAAACCTTACTCTTGCAGTCAGGGACCTGTCGGGATTATGCCTGGCTCATGATTGAGGCACTGCGACGATTGGGGCTTGCCTGTCGCTTTGTCAGTGGCTACCTCTATGATGCAGCTTTAGATGGCGGAGACGTTGGGATGACTGGATCGGGTGCAACCCATGCCTGGCTGCAAGTCTATCTCCCTGGGGCTGGCTGGCGGAGCTATGACCCGACGAATCAAATCACATCTGGTTTCGATTTAATCCGGGTGGCGATCGCCCGTCATCCTGGGCAGGTCATACCCCTGTCGGGTTCCTGGTTTGGGAATAGCCAGGATTACCTCGGCATGGATGTTAAAGTATTGATTCGCAAACTTGGCACACTCCCTGAGTTTGAGGAGTGA
- a CDS encoding DUF1823 family protein: MTASSPLSPLPPLNTDTIWGILNDTIDDATVNAIVWHCLGYQFNSTTNLWDSSAVAPEWREAYPEPPNFIESRPATVKLTRSIPAENKQLLKERLGFKGYQVNELVPRKTRRATIANWLLSYMQQ; the protein is encoded by the coding sequence ATGACTGCATCATCACCACTTAGCCCACTACCTCCACTGAATACCGACACTATTTGGGGCATTCTCAACGACACCATCGATGATGCCACAGTCAATGCGATCGTGTGGCATTGCTTGGGGTACCAGTTCAACTCAACCACTAACCTGTGGGATAGTTCAGCCGTTGCGCCCGAATGGCGGGAGGCATATCCAGAGCCACCCAACTTCATTGAGAGCCGTCCGGCAACGGTAAAGTTGACTCGCTCCATTCCAGCAGAAAACAAACAATTGCTGAAGGAAAGACTGGGGTTTAAGGGCTATCAGGTGAATGAACTGGTGCCCCGCAAAACGCGCCGAGCCACGATCGCCAACTGGCTCCTGAGCTATATGCAACAATGA
- a CDS encoding acylphosphatase, with amino-acid sequence MELIRIHAFISGIVQGVGYRFTTQDRAVQLGVRGWVRNLPDGRVEAVFEGPKQLVEEMVRWCYQGPRGAIVRTVDVAYEPPEGLQGFEIRR; translated from the coding sequence ATGGAACTGATCCGCATTCACGCTTTTATCTCTGGCATTGTGCAAGGAGTTGGTTACCGCTTCACCACTCAAGATAGAGCTGTTCAGCTTGGCGTCAGAGGGTGGGTGCGCAATCTCCCTGATGGACGGGTAGAAGCCGTTTTTGAAGGTCCCAAACAGCTGGTAGAAGAAATGGTGCGATGGTGCTATCAAGGACCGCGTGGAGCTATTGTACGGACTGTGGATGTGGCATATGAACCGCCGGAAGGGTTACAGGGTTTTGAGATTCGACGTTAA
- a CDS encoding late competence development ComFB family protein, whose amino-acid sequence MKWIVNLTVPTVLAEIEQILTTYPHHPHQQIFSSPDVRQELIAYVLTRIHSVYVAVDRGEAITDKVETLPPSTETRAHLESFIHQGIHEILQKHQDATEHQIPEENDGYLAASHWFG is encoded by the coding sequence ATGAAATGGATTGTAAATTTGACTGTTCCAACTGTTCTGGCAGAAATTGAGCAAATTCTGACAACCTATCCCCACCACCCCCATCAACAGATTTTTTCCAGCCCTGATGTTCGTCAAGAACTGATTGCCTATGTGCTGACCCGCATACACAGTGTTTATGTGGCTGTAGATAGAGGAGAGGCGATCACAGATAAGGTGGAGACACTTCCTCCCTCTACGGAAACCCGTGCCCATTTAGAGTCTTTTATTCATCAGGGAATTCATGAGATTCTGCAAAAGCATCAAGACGCTACAGAGCACCAAATTCCCGAAGAAAATGACGGATACCTGGCGGCTTCTCACTGGTTTGGCTAG
- a CDS encoding fused DSP-PTPase phosphatase/NAD kinase-like protein, with translation MNTFREITDELAIAGQPTFDELQQLTEVGYRSVVNLRSPDETGFLDDEQQKTEFWGLCYVNIPIQIKTLKPDDVSQVIQQLMQLPKPILIHCDNGIRASTIVLVHLAIKQGTRAEDAFQKVANLGLLGDSY, from the coding sequence ATGAATACGTTCAGAGAAATTACAGATGAATTGGCGATCGCAGGGCAACCCACCTTTGATGAACTACAGCAATTGACAGAAGTGGGATACCGATCGGTGGTCAACCTGCGATCGCCAGACGAAACTGGCTTTCTGGACGACGAACAGCAAAAAACGGAATTTTGGGGGCTGTGCTACGTCAACATCCCAATCCAGATAAAAACCTTAAAGCCTGATGATGTGAGTCAGGTCATTCAACAACTGATGCAGTTACCGAAACCAATTCTGATTCATTGCGACAATGGCATTCGAGCCTCCACGATTGTGCTGGTACACCTTGCCATCAAACAGGGCACGAGAGCAGAAGATGCGTTTCAAAAAGTGGCAAACCTGGGGTTGCTGGGTGACTCCTATTGA
- the bicA gene encoding bicarbonate transporter BicA: protein MSITNQIRLDNLRGDIFGGVTAAIISLPLALAFGVASGAGPIAGLYGAVCVGFFAALFGGTPTLISEPTGPMTVIMTAIVASLTASDPDNGLAMAFTVVMLAGLFQIIFGIFKLGKYITLMPYSVISGFMSGIGVILIILQIAPFLGQAPPKGGVLGTVTALPQLLANASLPEAILGGLTLAIIFLMPKKLKRLIPPQLVALIIGTVISLTIFGDVDIRRIGDLGEIPVGLPNFRLPTFTPGQLTQMFVDGVMLGMLGCIDTLLTAVIADSLTRTEHNSDKELIGQGIGNIVSGICGGLPGAGATMGTVVNIQTGATSAVSGLSRALILLVVVLGAARFTQPIPMAVLAGIALKVGVDILDWSFLKRSHKVSLKGSLIMYGVLLLTVFVDLIVAVGVGVFIANILTIERLSSLQSQEVKLITDTDDDVRLSAEDKQLLDKGAGQVLLFYLSGPMIFGLSKAIAREHNAMKDAHVLVMDLSDVPLLGVTASLAIENAIRDAYDKGLQIYVVGASTKIQNRLERLGLFELIKPEHILDSRTEALRQAVDQVYARSAA, encoded by the coding sequence ATGTCAATCACCAATCAAATTCGTTTGGATAACCTGCGGGGCGATATCTTTGGGGGAGTTACCGCCGCCATTATTTCTTTGCCCCTTGCCCTCGCCTTTGGTGTGGCTTCTGGGGCGGGTCCGATCGCAGGACTTTATGGTGCCGTTTGCGTTGGCTTCTTTGCCGCCCTATTTGGGGGAACACCAACGCTAATTTCTGAACCTACCGGCCCGATGACCGTCATTATGACGGCGATTGTTGCCAGTTTAACAGCCAGTGACCCGGACAACGGCCTGGCAATGGCATTTACCGTTGTCATGCTGGCAGGGCTGTTTCAAATTATCTTCGGTATTTTCAAACTTGGTAAATACATCACCCTGATGCCCTATAGCGTCATTTCTGGCTTTATGTCCGGGATTGGCGTGATTCTGATTATCCTCCAGATTGCGCCGTTCCTGGGTCAGGCGCCCCCGAAAGGAGGAGTACTGGGCACCGTCACTGCCCTCCCGCAACTGCTGGCAAATGCCAGCCTGCCAGAGGCGATTCTGGGTGGTTTAACCCTGGCAATCATTTTCTTGATGCCCAAAAAGCTGAAGCGATTGATCCCACCTCAATTAGTCGCCCTGATTATTGGTACGGTTATCTCCCTGACAATCTTTGGAGATGTTGATATTCGCCGGATTGGCGATCTGGGTGAAATTCCAGTCGGTCTACCAAACTTTCGATTGCCCACGTTTACCCCCGGTCAGTTAACTCAAATGTTTGTAGATGGGGTGATGCTGGGGATGCTGGGTTGCATTGACACCCTGTTGACGGCGGTGATCGCGGATAGTCTTACCCGAACAGAGCACAATTCGGATAAGGAACTGATTGGGCAGGGTATTGGCAATATCGTTTCAGGAATTTGTGGGGGGTTACCGGGTGCGGGTGCCACGATGGGTACTGTGGTGAATATCCAGACAGGGGCTACCTCGGCTGTTTCAGGGCTATCCCGGGCACTGATTCTACTGGTGGTGGTGCTGGGTGCCGCTCGATTCACCCAGCCCATTCCGATGGCGGTTCTGGCAGGAATTGCCCTCAAGGTCGGGGTGGATATTTTGGACTGGAGTTTCTTGAAGCGATCGCACAAAGTCTCCCTCAAGGGTTCCCTGATTATGTACGGGGTTCTGCTCCTGACCGTATTTGTCGATCTGATTGTGGCAGTTGGTGTGGGCGTATTTATCGCCAATATTCTGACGATTGAGCGCTTGAGTAGCCTTCAATCTCAGGAAGTGAAGTTGATTACAGACACCGATGATGATGTACGGTTAAGTGCTGAAGATAAGCAACTTCTGGATAAGGGGGCAGGTCAGGTGCTGCTGTTTTACCTGAGTGGTCCAATGATTTTTGGTCTGTCGAAGGCGATCGCCCGTGAACACAATGCCATGAAAGATGCCCATGTCCTGGTCATGGATCTGAGTGATGTGCCCCTTTTAGGAGTGACCGCTTCCCTGGCAATCGAAAACGCGATTCGGGATGCTTATGACAAAGGGCTTCAGATCTATGTGGTAGGAGCTAGTACCAAAATCCAGAATCGCCTGGAACGTTTGGGACTGTTTGAGCTGATTAAGCCTGAGCATATCCTGGATAGTCGCACTGAGGCGCTGCGTCAGGCGGTTGATCAGGTTTATGCTCGGAGTGCTGCCTGA
- a CDS encoding cation:proton antiporter, which translates to MFLTPLIPHPLSFLPPVSFLATAEAENAPIVLTGVLLSLVVIYLASKVGGEISKHLDFPPVLGELVAGVVVGVSALHLVVFPESGMQATDSVIMTVLQWINGLTPEAVSSIFQSQSEVISVLAELGVIILLFEIGLESDLRQLKEVGYQATIVACVGVAVPFAAGTAGLMMLFHVPAIPAIFAGAALTATSIGITSKVLSELGRLKSKEGQIIVGAAVIDDVLGIIVLAVIASLAKTGEIDVANVIYLIVSATAFLMGSILLGGIFNKTFVAIVEKLKTRGNIVIPAFIFAFFMAFLGNAIHLEAILGAFAAGLVLDETDARNELDELIKPIADLLVPIFFVTVGARADLGVLNPAIPENRAGLVIAVFLIAIAIAGKVVTGWAVVGQPGINRLAIGVGMVPRGEVGLVFAGIGSASGVLSKPLEAAIIIMVILTTFLAPPFLRIAFGKSPEPPAGESAPEPVAVAGEG; encoded by the coding sequence ATGTTTTTGACTCCTCTTATCCCTCATCCACTCTCGTTTCTGCCACCGGTTTCCTTCCTGGCAACCGCTGAAGCAGAAAATGCTCCGATTGTCCTGACTGGGGTTTTACTGAGTCTGGTCGTGATTTACCTTGCCAGCAAAGTTGGGGGCGAAATTTCAAAGCACCTGGATTTTCCACCCGTCTTGGGAGAACTGGTTGCCGGAGTGGTGGTTGGTGTCTCTGCGTTGCATCTGGTCGTTTTTCCTGAAAGCGGAATGCAAGCCACCGACTCGGTGATCATGACAGTTTTGCAATGGATTAATGGACTGACTCCAGAGGCAGTCAGCAGTATTTTTCAGTCCCAGAGTGAAGTGATTTCGGTTTTAGCCGAACTTGGCGTCATCATTCTGCTGTTTGAGATTGGACTGGAGTCCGATCTGCGCCAGCTTAAGGAGGTGGGCTATCAGGCAACGATCGTTGCCTGTGTTGGGGTGGCAGTTCCCTTTGCGGCAGGTACTGCTGGCTTAATGATGCTGTTCCATGTGCCGGCAATTCCAGCTATTTTTGCGGGAGCCGCTCTGACCGCCACCAGTATCGGCATTACTTCCAAAGTGTTATCGGAACTAGGACGGCTGAAGTCAAAAGAAGGTCAGATTATTGTTGGGGCTGCGGTCATTGACGATGTGTTGGGCATCATTGTGCTGGCAGTGATTGCCAGTTTAGCCAAAACCGGCGAAATCGATGTTGCCAATGTGATCTACCTGATTGTGAGTGCAACTGCCTTTCTCATGGGTTCTATCCTGCTGGGCGGGATTTTTAATAAAACCTTTGTGGCAATTGTAGAGAAGCTCAAAACCCGTGGCAATATTGTCATCCCTGCCTTCATCTTTGCTTTCTTTATGGCATTCCTGGGCAATGCCATCCACCTGGAAGCCATTTTGGGTGCCTTCGCGGCGGGTCTGGTGCTGGATGAAACGGATGCCCGAAACGAATTGGATGAGTTGATTAAACCGATCGCCGATCTGCTGGTGCCTATCTTCTTTGTGACCGTCGGTGCCAGGGCAGACCTGGGAGTCCTGAATCCAGCTATCCCGGAAAACCGGGCGGGTTTAGTGATTGCCGTCTTTCTGATTGCCATTGCGATCGCTGGCAAAGTGGTCACAGGTTGGGCCGTGGTTGGTCAACCAGGAATTAATCGCCTGGCGATCGGTGTGGGAATGGTTCCGCGGGGTGAAGTGGGCTTGGTATTCGCAGGCATCGGGTCTGCCAGTGGGGTTTTGAGTAAACCTCTGGAAGCTGCCATCATTATCATGGTAATTCTGACCACCTTTCTCGCCCCTCCCTTCCTCCGCATCGCCTTTGGAAAATCCCCAGAGCCACCTGCTGGGGAATCTGCACCAGAGCCAGTGGCGGTAGCAGGTGAAGGATGA
- a CDS encoding cation:proton antiporter, which produces MTNLTPHFSLNNFPSTLCAMIALTIAWITLPFFIGFIGYMLPGMATYLALGGAIASTGYALRLFTQLPLTLSLLDNFGVTLLLDPLGGYFILTNALVTLAVILYCWRTGKTAFFYTQLIILHGSVNAAFAAADFISLYVALEVISVAAFLLITYPRSDRSIWVGLRYLFISNVAMLFYLVGTALVYKATHSFAFSGLGQATPEAVALIGLGLLVKGGIFVSGLWLPLTHSEAETPVSAMLSGVVVKAGVLPLVRCALLVEEINPLIRGFAVGAALLGVIYAIFEQDTKRMLAFSTVSQLGFVLAAPEVAGFYALTHGLVKSALFLTVGTLSSRNLKELQSQSIPTPLWIVLVITSFSISGFPLLSGFGAKVLTMKSLLPWQVVGMNVAALGTAIAFAKFIFLPHKKESLNLRPGFWAAVVLLTGGLIVANVAYYDAYTLENIAKPLVTIALGWVAYWLIVRRTEVKLPRLLEQFDHLIGVMSLMLILLFWMAFA; this is translated from the coding sequence TTGACTAACCTCACTCCTCACTTCTCATTAAACAACTTCCCCTCCACCCTGTGTGCCATGATTGCCCTGACGATCGCCTGGATCACCCTTCCCTTTTTCATCGGGTTCATCGGTTACATGCTGCCTGGCATGGCAACCTACCTTGCCCTGGGAGGGGCGATCGCCTCTACAGGTTACGCCCTGCGGCTGTTTACCCAATTGCCGCTGACTCTGTCATTATTGGATAACTTTGGCGTCACCTTACTGCTGGATCCATTGGGTGGCTATTTCATTCTGACCAATGCCCTGGTCACCCTGGCAGTGATTCTCTACTGCTGGCGTACCGGCAAGACAGCTTTCTTTTATACACAGCTCATCATTTTGCATGGGAGTGTCAATGCTGCTTTTGCCGCGGCAGATTTCATCAGTCTGTATGTGGCCCTGGAGGTCATCAGCGTTGCGGCGTTTTTGCTGATTACCTATCCCCGCAGCGATCGCTCCATCTGGGTGGGGTTGCGTTATCTGTTTATCAGCAACGTTGCCATGCTGTTCTACCTGGTGGGGACAGCCCTGGTTTATAAAGCAACTCACTCCTTTGCCTTTAGCGGACTGGGGCAGGCAACGCCAGAAGCGGTTGCCCTGATTGGTCTGGGGCTACTGGTCAAGGGTGGCATCTTTGTTTCAGGACTGTGGCTCCCCCTGACCCATTCCGAGGCAGAAACCCCCGTATCGGCAATGCTGTCAGGGGTTGTGGTCAAGGCAGGGGTCCTGCCCCTGGTTCGTTGTGCCCTGCTGGTAGAGGAAATTAACCCCCTGATCCGGGGTTTTGCGGTTGGGGCAGCTCTGTTGGGCGTGATCTATGCCATCTTTGAACAGGATACCAAGCGGATGCTGGCATTCAGTACCGTCTCACAATTAGGCTTTGTTCTGGCGGCACCGGAGGTGGCAGGCTTCTATGCCCTGACCCATGGTTTAGTCAAATCAGCCCTGTTTCTAACGGTGGGGACCCTTTCCAGTCGGAACCTGAAGGAGTTGCAATCCCAATCCATCCCCACCCCGCTCTGGATTGTCCTGGTGATTACCAGTTTCTCGATTTCAGGGTTTCCTCTGTTGTCGGGGTTTGGAGCCAAGGTTCTGACCATGAAGAGTTTATTGCCCTGGCAGGTGGTTGGGATGAATGTAGCCGCTCTAGGAACTGCGATCGCCTTTGCCAAATTTATTTTTCTACCTCATAAAAAAGAGAGCCTCAATCTGAGACCGGGGTTCTGGGCAGCCGTGGTTCTGCTAACGGGTGGCTTGATTGTGGCAAATGTCGCCTACTACGATGCCTATACCCTTGAAAATATTGCCAAACCTCTGGTAACGATCGCCCTCGGCTGGGTAGCATACTGGCTGATTGTTCGACGCACTGAGGTCAAACTACCCCGGCTATTGGAGCAATTTGATCATCTGATTGGGGTGATGAGTTTGATGCTGATCCTGCTGTTCTGGATGGCATTCGCATGA
- a CDS encoding cation:proton antiporter subunit C — protein MLEACVFATILCGFFGIILKKNLMMKIIAMDVMSTGVIAFYVLIASRHGLVTPILSTAKKVAYADPVPQAVILTAIVIGFSIQALMLVGAMKLARDNPTLETREIEQNNAP, from the coding sequence ATGCTAGAAGCCTGTGTATTTGCAACCATCCTGTGCGGTTTTTTTGGCATCATTCTGAAAAAGAATCTGATGATGAAAATCATCGCCATGGATGTCATGAGCACAGGCGTGATCGCCTTTTATGTGCTGATTGCATCCCGGCATGGGCTGGTGACTCCCATCCTGTCTACGGCTAAAAAAGTTGCTTATGCGGATCCCGTCCCTCAGGCGGTGATTTTGACCGCGATCGTAATTGGCTTTTCAATCCAGGCCCTGATGCTGGTGGGCGCCATGAAGCTGGCACGGGATAACCCGACCCTGGAAACCAGAGAAATTGAGCAGAATAACGCACCATGA